A part of Prolixibacteraceae bacterium genomic DNA contains:
- a CDS encoding transketolase: MNNKVVDKAADNIRILSAAMVEKAKSGHPGGAMGGADFINILYSEFLRYDPDNKLYPHRDRFFLDPGHMSPMLYSTLALAGNYSMEELANFRQWGTVTPGHPEVDFARGVENTSGPLGQGHTMAVGAAIAERFLVARFGEWMSHKTYAFISDGGVQEEISQGSGRIAGTLGLSNLIMFYDSNDIQLSTTTDAVTSENTAMKYESWGWKTITIDGNDADAIRQALIDANNETSRPTLIIGKTVMGKGALSAEGESFERKVSTHGQPLSAAGASMENTIKNLGGNPENPFQVFDDVKALYAERAEALRSWMKGQKGIETEWTAANPELADKLVKFFSKDAIDFDFDKIEQKANSATRNASATVLQYFASEIDNMIVASADLSNSDKTDGFLKGGSYPFKKGDFTGSFFNAGVCELTMACIMNGMALHGGIIPVCGTFFVFSDYMKPAIRMAALMELPVKYVWSHDAFRVGEDGPTHQPVEQEAQIRLMEHLKNHKGENSMLVLRPADAQETTVAWRLALENTSTPTGMIFSRQNVQDLPTEDSRYEDAKAAAQGAYIVEDDENAEIILLASGSEVSTLVEGAQKLRADGIAVRIVSAPSEGLFRSQSAEYQEEVLPTALPKFGLTAGLPVTLQGLVGNNGCVWGLSSFGFSAPYTVLDQELGFNGENVYNQVKTFLGK; encoded by the coding sequence ATGAACAACAAGGTAGTAGATAAAGCAGCGGATAATATTCGAATCCTTTCAGCCGCTATGGTTGAGAAGGCAAAATCAGGTCATCCAGGTGGAGCAATGGGTGGAGCAGATTTCATCAACATTCTTTATAGTGAATTTTTGAGATATGACCCAGACAATAAATTGTATCCTCATCGCGATAGATTTTTCTTGGATCCAGGACATATGTCTCCAATGCTCTATTCGACTTTAGCTCTAGCAGGAAACTATAGTATGGAGGAACTTGCAAATTTCCGCCAATGGGGAACAGTTACACCAGGACACCCAGAGGTTGATTTTGCACGCGGAGTAGAAAATACATCAGGACCACTAGGACAAGGTCATACGATGGCTGTTGGTGCTGCAATTGCCGAGCGATTCCTTGTGGCTCGATTTGGAGAATGGATGTCACACAAAACGTATGCATTCATTTCAGATGGTGGAGTTCAAGAAGAAATCTCTCAAGGTTCAGGTCGTATTGCAGGAACTCTAGGATTGAGCAATTTGATCATGTTTTATGATTCAAATGATATTCAGCTGTCAACGACTACAGACGCAGTTACATCTGAAAATACTGCAATGAAGTATGAGTCTTGGGGATGGAAAACAATTACCATTGATGGTAATGATGCAGATGCTATTCGTCAAGCACTTATTGATGCAAATAATGAGACATCAAGACCTACACTTATTATTGGTAAAACAGTGATGGGTAAAGGAGCTTTAAGTGCTGAAGGAGAATCATTTGAGCGCAAAGTGTCTACACATGGTCAACCATTGAGTGCAGCAGGTGCTTCTATGGAAAACACGATCAAGAATCTTGGTGGAAATCCAGAAAATCCATTTCAAGTATTTGATGATGTAAAAGCACTATACGCAGAAAGAGCAGAAGCTCTACGTTCATGGATGAAAGGCCAGAAAGGCATTGAAACTGAATGGACTGCAGCAAACCCTGAATTAGCTGATAAACTAGTTAAATTTTTCAGTAAGGATGCAATAGACTTTGACTTCGATAAGATCGAACAAAAAGCAAATAGCGCAACCCGTAATGCATCAGCAACGGTTCTTCAATATTTCGCTTCTGAAATTGACAACATGATTGTAGCTTCAGCTGATTTATCAAATTCGGATAAGACAGATGGATTCTTAAAAGGTGGAAGTTATCCTTTCAAGAAAGGTGATTTTACAGGTAGCTTCTTTAATGCAGGCGTTTGTGAACTTACAATGGCTTGTATTATGAATGGTATGGCTCTACATGGAGGTATTATCCCTGTTTGTGGTACTTTCTTCGTATTCAGTGACTACATGAAGCCAGCAATCCGTATGGCAGCTTTGATGGAACTTCCTGTAAAGTATGTATGGAGTCATGATGCTTTCCGTGTAGGAGAAGATGGGCCAACGCATCAACCTGTAGAGCAAGAGGCTCAAATTCGTTTGATGGAGCACCTAAAGAATCATAAGGGTGAAAACTCAATGTTGGTTCTTAGACCTGCAGATGCACAGGAAACAACTGTTGCTTGGAGATTGGCACTAGAGAATACATCAACTCCTACAGGAATGATATTTTCACGTCAAAATGTTCAAGATCTTCCAACAGAAGATTCTCGTTACGAAGATGCTAAGGCTGCAGCGCAAGGAGCATATATTGTTGAAGATGATGAAAATGCAGAAATTATTCTTCTTGCATCTGGATCAGAAGTATCCACATTAGTAGAAGGAGCTCAAAAACTTCGTGCTGATGGTATTGCTGTTCGTATTGTTTCAGCACCTTCAGAAGGACTTTTCCGCAGTCAGTCTGCTGAATACCAAGAAGAGGTTTTACCTACAGCACTTCCTAAATTTGGACTTACAGCTGGTCTTCCTGTAACACTACAAGGCTTAGTAGGAAATAATGGATGTGTATGGGGATTAAGCTCATTCGGATTCTCAGCACCTTATACTGTTCTTGATCAAGAGCTTGGATTTAATGGTGAGAATGTCTATAACCAAGTAAAAACATTTCTTGGAAAGTAA
- a CDS encoding outer membrane beta-barrel protein, which yields MNIKLYITLLVLAISTTALQAQRTYANTTPARLTEPSINSLFIVNYNMGFATGEIQDFTQTNSFRGTSIEYRTFVSNKLSVGFSGDFQNFYDAKGKETMEYKDIVLTGNAYNWVYTSSLMGTFHYYLKNPSTSKLVPYIGIGAGGVYTSYEKTLGGVDFQADNWQFGIAPEIGIMLKLNSHLFFNGSARYNYTIENNNMASQEYWSIKTGFAFAF from the coding sequence ATGAACATTAAATTATATATTACACTACTTGTACTTGCAATATCCACGACAGCTCTTCAAGCTCAACGAACCTATGCAAATACAACACCTGCGAGACTTACAGAACCATCTATCAATAGTTTATTTATTGTAAACTATAATATGGGATTCGCAACTGGTGAGATTCAAGATTTCACACAAACCAATAGCTTTAGAGGTACCTCTATTGAATATCGCACATTTGTTAGCAACAAATTATCAGTAGGTTTCAGTGGTGATTTTCAAAACTTCTATGATGCGAAAGGAAAAGAAACAATGGAATATAAAGACATCGTTTTAACAGGAAATGCATACAATTGGGTCTATACGTCATCTTTAATGGGAACGTTTCATTACTACTTAAAGAATCCATCAACGTCAAAACTAGTGCCATACATTGGTATTGGAGCTGGAGGGGTATATACAAGTTACGAGAAAACACTGGGTGGCGTAGATTTCCAAGCAGATAATTGGCAATTTGGAATCGCTCCAGAAATAGGTATAATGCTTAAATTAAATAGTCATCTATTTTTTAATGGTAGTGCAAGATATAATTACACCATCGAGAATAATAATATGGCTTCACAAGAATATTGGTCTATTAAAACAGGTTTTGCCTTCGCATTTTAG
- a CDS encoding DUF4136 domain-containing protein, which produces MMCNIKRLKNVWGTALLFTLIPILFSCEEQGPEYVEDYDLVVTTHDAKFKFAEPTYYEIPDTIVHIVPESSIKDPISHKYDDRTISLIKEELNSLGYLEANETNGATPQLMLTVSAMSTTYVGAISYDWYDYWGWYGWGSYYPWFGPGYSPWYPYYNSYYAYKIGSVIIQMIDMENADTKNKKLPIVWEANISGLLQGSDSYIQSRIEKNIPQAFDQSTYLGK; this is translated from the coding sequence ATGATGTGTAATATTAAACGACTAAAAAATGTATGGGGAACTGCTTTGTTATTTACATTAATCCCAATACTCTTTTCTTGTGAAGAACAAGGACCAGAATATGTAGAAGACTACGATTTAGTTGTCACAACTCACGATGCTAAATTCAAATTCGCAGAACCGACTTACTACGAGATCCCTGATACAATAGTACATATTGTACCTGAAAGTTCCATTAAAGATCCTATATCTCATAAATACGATGATCGAACAATTAGCCTAATAAAGGAAGAGCTAAATTCATTAGGCTATTTAGAAGCAAATGAAACTAATGGTGCGACACCACAACTTATGCTTACTGTTTCGGCAATGTCAACAACATATGTAGGTGCCATATCTTATGATTGGTACGATTATTGGGGATGGTACGGATGGGGAAGCTATTACCCATGGTTTGGACCAGGCTATTCTCCTTGGTACCCATATTACAACAGCTACTATGCTTATAAAATTGGAAGTGTCATCATACAAATGATAGATATGGAAAATGCAGATACTAAAAACAAGAAACTCCCGATTGTTTGGGAAGCAAATATCAGTGGACTATTACAAGGTTCTGACAGCTACATACAGTCTAGAATTGAAAAAAATATTCCTCAAGCATTTGACCAATCTACTTATTTAGGTAAATAA
- a CDS encoding 2-oxoacid:acceptor oxidoreductase family protein: MTEEIIIAGFGGQGVLSMGKILAYSGVMQDQEVTWMPSYGPEMRGGTANVTVILSDDRISSPILHEYDTAVILNQQSMDKFEKTVKPGGTLIYDPNGIIHPPTRTDINIYKIEGAKKAAEMGNPKTFNMIILGGYLKVKPVVRPENVKKGLEKSLPERHHKLIPINLEAIKLGQDSIETVHLA, encoded by the coding sequence ATGACAGAAGAAATAATCATTGCAGGTTTCGGGGGGCAAGGTGTTTTATCAATGGGTAAGATCCTTGCTTATTCGGGAGTGATGCAAGATCAAGAGGTAACATGGATGCCTTCTTATGGACCTGAAATGAGAGGTGGAACAGCAAATGTTACAGTAATACTTAGTGATGATCGAATCAGCTCTCCTATCCTACATGAATACGACACCGCTGTTATTCTGAACCAACAGTCTATGGACAAATTTGAAAAGACTGTTAAACCAGGTGGGACATTAATTTATGATCCCAATGGAATCATTCACCCTCCAACTCGAACAGATATTAATATCTATAAGATTGAAGGAGCAAAGAAAGCAGCAGAGATGGGTAATCCAAAGACATTTAACATGATCATTCTTGGAGGTTACTTAAAAGTGAAGCCTGTTGTTCGTCCTGAGAATGTTAAGAAAGGATTAGAGAAATCTCTTCCTGAAAGACATCATAAATTAATCCCAATAAACTTGGAGGCAATTAAGCTTGGGCAAGATAGTATTGAAACGGTTCATCTTGCATAA
- a CDS encoding 2-oxoglutarate oxidoreductase — translation MTEITEALKNIIRPENVVSQKSSVLTNETMHYCPGCSHGVIHKIIAEIIDEMGIQEDTIGVAPVGCSVFAYNYIDIDWQEAAHGRAPALGTAINRLNPEKIVFTYQGDGDLAAIGTAETLHAVNRGENMVMVFVNNGIYGMTGGQMAPTTMQGQVTATTPYGRNIDLHGYPLRITEMLAQLPGACYVTRQSVETPAAVRKTKKALRKAFENTKNKQGTSFVEVVSTCSSGWKMTPEASNNWMRDNMFPFYPLGVLKDGEKVKPEDLPNVGK, via the coding sequence ATGACAGAAATTACAGAAGCACTAAAAAATATTATTAGACCAGAAAACGTTGTTTCACAAAAAAGTTCTGTGCTGACTAATGAAACAATGCATTATTGCCCAGGCTGTAGCCATGGTGTAATACACAAAATTATCGCAGAGATAATTGACGAAATGGGAATTCAGGAGGACACAATTGGTGTTGCACCCGTAGGCTGTTCAGTGTTTGCATACAACTATATCGATATCGATTGGCAAGAAGCAGCACACGGACGTGCTCCTGCACTAGGAACTGCAATCAATCGCCTTAATCCTGAGAAAATTGTATTCACCTACCAAGGAGATGGTGACCTTGCAGCCATTGGTACCGCGGAAACACTGCATGCAGTTAACCGTGGAGAAAATATGGTTATGGTCTTTGTCAACAATGGTATATATGGTATGACTGGAGGACAAATGGCTCCAACGACAATGCAAGGACAAGTTACAGCAACAACACCTTATGGCCGTAATATTGACCTTCACGGATATCCATTAAGAATTACAGAAATGTTAGCGCAACTGCCTGGTGCATGTTATGTCACTCGTCAAAGTGTTGAAACACCTGCCGCAGTTAGAAAGACAAAGAAAGCTCTTCGTAAAGCTTTCGAAAACACAAAAAACAAACAAGGAACCTCTTTTGTTGAAGTTGTTTCAACATGTAGCTCTGGATGGAAGATGACTCCTGAGGCATCAAACAATTGGATGAGAGATAATATGTTCCCATTCTATCCACTTGGAGTTTTAAAAGATGGAGAGAAAGTAAAACCAGAAGATCTACCTAATGTAGGTAAATAA
- a CDS encoding 3-methyl-2-oxobutanoate dehydrogenase subunit VorB encodes MKGNEVIAEAAIRCGCDGYFGYPITPQSEVMETLMNSRPWETTGMVVLQAESETASINMLYGGAGSGKKVMTSSSSPGISLMTEGLSYLAGAELPCLILNVQRGGPGLGTIQPSQADYFQCVKGGGHGDYKLIVLAPSSVQEMHDFVELGFELAFKYRNPALILSDGAIGQMMEKVNLAPQKPRWTDEEIQEISGSWATTGKSKDRKQNIVTSLELDSEQMEQNNLKFQAKYKEIQENEVRYEEIDCEDADYIFVAFGSSARICQKSMQIARDKGYKVGLLRPITLFPFPTKQIAALADKVKGFLTVELNAGQMVEDVRLAVNGKKPVEHFGRMGGIIPSPSEVVTALEQKVIGG; translated from the coding sequence ATGAAGGGAAATGAAGTAATTGCTGAAGCAGCCATTCGTTGTGGTTGTGATGGATACTTCGGATACCCTATTACCCCTCAATCAGAGGTTATGGAAACCCTAATGAATAGCCGTCCATGGGAAACTACAGGTATGGTTGTTCTTCAAGCAGAAAGTGAAACTGCATCTATTAACATGCTTTATGGTGGTGCGGGCTCTGGAAAAAAAGTAATGACATCGTCATCTAGCCCGGGTATTAGCTTGATGACAGAAGGTCTTTCTTATTTAGCAGGTGCAGAACTTCCTTGTCTTATCCTTAATGTACAAAGAGGTGGACCAGGCTTAGGCACAATACAACCTTCACAAGCTGACTATTTTCAATGTGTTAAAGGTGGTGGACATGGTGACTATAAACTAATTGTTTTGGCACCTTCTTCAGTACAAGAGATGCACGATTTTGTCGAACTTGGTTTTGAGCTTGCATTTAAATATCGCAATCCAGCATTAATCCTTTCTGATGGTGCTATTGGACAAATGATGGAGAAAGTTAATCTTGCTCCACAGAAGCCACGTTGGACCGACGAAGAGATCCAAGAGATATCTGGATCATGGGCTACAACTGGTAAGTCAAAAGATCGTAAACAGAATATTGTCACTTCATTGGAGCTTGATTCTGAACAAATGGAACAGAACAATCTTAAATTCCAAGCGAAATATAAAGAGATTCAAGAAAATGAAGTACGTTACGAAGAGATCGACTGTGAAGATGCAGATTATATCTTTGTGGCTTTCGGATCATCTGCACGTATTTGTCAAAAATCTATGCAAATAGCAAGAGATAAAGGATATAAAGTAGGACTATTACGTCCAATTACTCTTTTTCCTTTTCCAACAAAGCAGATTGCTGCATTGGCAGATAAAGTTAAAGGATTCTTGACTGTAGAGTTGAATGCTGGACAGATGGTTGAGGATGTACGTTTGGCTGTAAATGGTAAAAAGCCTGTAGAGCATTTTGGAAGAATGGGTGGAATTATTCCTTCTCCAAGTGAAGTAGTCACTGCATTAGAGCAAAAAGTTATCGGAGGATAA
- a CDS encoding 4Fe-4S binding protein yields MAKIKGAVVVDREECKGCNLCVVACPTQTLSLNRNVNGKGYNFSYMENPDSCIGCSNCSLVCPDSCITVYRVKTA; encoded by the coding sequence ATGGCTAAAATAAAAGGAGCTGTAGTGGTGGATCGAGAAGAATGCAAAGGGTGTAACCTTTGTGTTGTAGCTTGTCCGACACAAACACTAAGCCTAAACCGCAACGTCAATGGCAAGGGCTACAATTTCTCCTATATGGAGAATCCAGATAGTTGCATAGGATGTTCCAACTGTTCGTTGGTATGTCCAGATAGTTGTATTACAGTGTACCGAGTAAAAACTGCTTAA
- a CDS encoding pyridoxal phosphate-dependent aminotransferase translates to MNQTPIENHIVARNIQKLELKSLDQASIREIVLLANNIQNESGVPFIRMEMGIPGIPALNEGIQAQINALNDGVASQYPPIEGVAAFKNESHRFIKNFLNININPQNCIPTVGAMQGTYAAFLTCNQIDAKKDTTLFIDPGFPVQKQQHMVMGHRYESFDVYEHRGEKLKAKLEDYLSKGNIHSIIYSNPNNPSWICLTEEELRTIGTLANKYDVIVLEDLAYFGMDFRHNYGDLGNSPFQPTVANYTDNYILFISSSKIFSYAGERIGLIAISDKLSKKSYPQLKEKWNISNFSGAIVYRALYSLSSGTSHSAQCAMAAMFKAVNDKKINFLENLDEYRHRASVMKSIFLENGFNLVYDKDLGEDIGDGFYFTISYPNMDGATLLKALLHYGVSAITLNNTGSNQEGLRACVSHVNREQLEMLRERIEKFQSQYRQ, encoded by the coding sequence ATGAATCAAACACCTATTGAAAACCATATAGTAGCTCGCAATATTCAAAAATTAGAGCTAAAAAGTTTAGATCAAGCTTCCATTAGAGAAATTGTTTTATTGGCAAACAACATTCAAAACGAAAGTGGAGTTCCATTTATTCGTATGGAAATGGGAATTCCAGGAATTCCTGCATTGAATGAAGGTATTCAGGCACAAATAAATGCTCTTAATGATGGAGTTGCATCTCAATACCCTCCGATTGAAGGAGTAGCTGCCTTTAAGAATGAGAGTCATCGTTTTATTAAAAACTTCCTTAACATTAATATTAACCCACAAAATTGTATTCCTACAGTTGGGGCAATGCAAGGAACTTATGCGGCTTTTTTAACATGCAACCAGATAGATGCAAAAAAAGACACTACTCTTTTTATTGATCCAGGCTTTCCTGTTCAAAAGCAACAGCATATGGTTATGGGACATCGTTATGAATCATTTGATGTATACGAGCATCGAGGAGAGAAACTAAAAGCAAAACTGGAAGATTATCTTTCAAAAGGAAATATTCATTCAATAATATATTCCAATCCAAATAACCCTTCATGGATATGTTTAACAGAAGAAGAGTTAAGAACGATTGGAACTCTTGCGAATAAATATGATGTTATTGTATTAGAAGATTTGGCATATTTTGGAATGGATTTCCGACATAATTACGGAGATCTAGGTAACAGTCCATTCCAACCAACAGTGGCAAATTACACTGACAATTACATCCTATTTATCTCTAGTTCAAAGATCTTTTCTTATGCAGGCGAACGCATTGGCCTCATTGCGATCTCTGATAAACTGTCGAAGAAATCATATCCACAACTTAAAGAAAAGTGGAACATTTCAAACTTTAGTGGTGCAATTGTTTATAGAGCACTATATTCTCTTTCATCAGGAACTTCTCATTCAGCACAATGTGCTATGGCAGCAATGTTTAAAGCTGTAAATGATAAAAAAATAAACTTTTTAGAAAATTTAGATGAGTATCGTCATCGTGCAAGTGTTATGAAAAGCATATTTTTGGAGAACGGTTTCAATCTTGTTTATGATAAAGATTTAGGTGAAGATATTGGAGATGGGTTTTATTTTACCATTTCTTACCCGAATATGGACGGAGCAACATTACTAAAAGCTCTTCTTCACTATGGAGTCAGTGCTATTACACTGAACAATACCGGAAGTAACCAAGAGGGATTAAGAGCATGTGTTTCACATGTAAATAGAGAGCAACTAGAAATGTTGCGAGAAAGAATAGAAAAATTTCAATCACAATATCGACAATAG
- a CDS encoding flavodoxin produces the protein MNKIALVYGPTGGSTEKVAKLITEKFGKDKIDLIPVKEITTEKWLSYDNLICGTATIGDDTWDQTFRKDDWSNFFPELLNLDLKHQTIACFGLGDHITYSAHFVDGLGKLVKILEDRGVKTIGRVDVKDYEFSHSEATDGNQFVGLPVDEDFESDKTNGRVLNWLSLIQPEFNK, from the coding sequence ATGAATAAAATCGCTTTAGTTTATGGTCCTACTGGAGGATCAACAGAAAAAGTAGCAAAGTTGATTACTGAGAAATTTGGCAAAGATAAAATTGATCTCATCCCAGTAAAAGAGATCACTACAGAAAAATGGTTATCATATGATAATCTAATCTGTGGTACAGCAACCATTGGAGATGATACATGGGATCAAACTTTCCGCAAAGATGATTGGTCTAATTTTTTTCCAGAACTCCTTAACTTAGACTTAAAACATCAGACGATTGCTTGCTTTGGACTTGGAGATCACATTACTTATTCTGCTCATTTTGTGGATGGATTAGGTAAATTAGTTAAAATATTAGAAGATAGAGGAGTAAAAACTATCGGCAGAGTGGATGTTAAAGACTATGAATTTTCTCATTCTGAAGCAACAGATGGAAATCAGTTTGTAGGCCTACCAGTCGATGAAGATTTTGAATCGGACAAGACTAATGGACGAGTTCTAAATTGGCTTTCATTGATACAACCAGAATTTAACAAGTAA
- a CDS encoding prephenate dehydratase, which produces MKRVSIQGIKGSFHEDAALKYFKNEEVEIVECKTFKQAVEMVDKDHVDLCVMAIENSIAGSLLGNYSLMRQYHLRIIGEVYLHIEMNLLMNKGADPQKIKEIHSHPIALKQCMEYIEKHAQEAILLEKSDTAGAAKALMESKRTDVATIGNTRTSELYELEIKEKGIETNKRNYTRFLVLTKQSKTTLENNKTSICFECGHYHGSLANVLKIFSEYEINLTKIQSIPILGKPEEYSFHVDLEYLDQDKYEKAIHKALKNVSSLSILGEYKKGIMPR; this is translated from the coding sequence ATGAAGAGAGTTTCTATACAAGGAATAAAGGGGTCGTTTCACGAAGATGCTGCATTGAAGTATTTTAAAAACGAAGAGGTTGAAATTGTTGAATGTAAAACATTCAAACAAGCGGTAGAAATGGTTGACAAAGATCACGTTGATCTCTGTGTTATGGCTATAGAAAACTCTATTGCAGGAAGTTTACTTGGTAATTACTCTCTAATGAGACAATATCATCTTCGTATTATTGGTGAAGTTTATCTTCACATCGAGATGAATTTATTAATGAACAAAGGAGCTGATCCACAAAAAATTAAAGAGATCCACTCCCACCCGATTGCTTTAAAACAATGCATGGAGTATATAGAAAAGCATGCACAAGAGGCAATTCTTCTTGAGAAGAGTGATACTGCAGGTGCCGCAAAAGCACTTATGGAGAGTAAAAGAACAGATGTTGCAACAATCGGAAATACGAGAACATCTGAACTTTATGAGTTGGAAATAAAAGAGAAAGGTATAGAGACAAACAAACGTAATTATACACGTTTTTTAGTTTTAACAAAACAATCGAAAACAACATTGGAGAATAATAAAACATCAATATGTTTTGAATGTGGTCATTATCATGGATCCTTGGCAAATGTTCTAAAAATCTTCAGTGAATATGAAATTAATCTTACTAAAATTCAGTCTATTCCTATTTTAGGTAAACCAGAAGAGTATTCTTTTCATGTCGACCTAGAATATTTAGATCAGGATAAGTATGAGAAAGCTATTCACAAAGCATTAAAAAATGTGAGTAGTCTTTCAATATTGGGAGAATATAAAAAAGGAATTATGCCTAGATAG
- a CDS encoding universal stress protein, translated as MSDENKTPLVAVARYTYLHRAYLAKGWLDSMGIANSIIHQGLDYSIHTNVPNGIELLVYEDDLDKAKEILKKMGSVYDKENPNPDGMKLDYKVDKILVPVDFSTNAYNAAKYALHVANKKGAELTLFHTYFNPIISPLTYENTFSFSSSVNEALADIEKNAQESMERFVKQLTGYIAEHDLNHLAIHTDLIGGIAEDTILDYVEEADYNLIIVGNKGRSNSDYWFGSVTSHIISKAHVPVVAVPEDSAYLEGEKSVVYVTSFEKSDFVALHKLINIFMPHTPKLNIKVLHASSKGSKSPYDDDEIQRFEMKIKDEFQDVIDLKFYTEEMDDITTCLDSFIDKHHCDMIAMTTHRRNLITSLFNPSKTKKVLFHTTKPLIVFHA; from the coding sequence ATGAGCGATGAGAATAAAACTCCACTAGTAGCCGTTGCAAGGTATACTTATTTGCATCGTGCTTATCTAGCAAAAGGTTGGTTAGACTCAATGGGTATAGCAAATAGCATTATTCATCAAGGTCTTGACTACTCTATACATACTAATGTTCCTAATGGAATTGAACTATTGGTATATGAAGACGATCTAGACAAAGCAAAAGAAATTCTAAAGAAAATGGGGAGTGTCTATGACAAAGAGAACCCAAATCCTGATGGAATGAAGTTAGACTATAAAGTTGACAAGATTCTTGTTCCCGTTGACTTCTCAACAAATGCATACAACGCAGCAAAATATGCACTTCATGTTGCGAATAAAAAAGGAGCTGAATTAACCCTATTCCATACATATTTCAACCCTATCATAAGTCCTTTGACTTATGAAAACACATTCTCATTCTCTAGCTCCGTCAATGAAGCACTAGCAGATATTGAAAAGAATGCACAAGAGAGTATGGAACGTTTTGTTAAACAGCTTACAGGCTACATTGCAGAACATGATTTAAATCATTTAGCAATTCATACTGATCTTATTGGTGGTATTGCTGAGGATACTATATTGGACTACGTAGAAGAGGCAGATTATAATTTAATCATCGTTGGAAACAAAGGACGAAGTAACAGTGACTATTGGTTCGGAAGTGTTACATCTCATATTATATCTAAAGCTCATGTTCCAGTTGTTGCAGTACCTGAAGATTCAGCATATTTAGAAGGAGAGAAATCCGTTGTTTATGTTACAAGCTTTGAAAAATCAGACTTTGTCGCATTGCATAAATTGATCAACATTTTTATGCCTCACACTCCTAAACTAAATATAAAAGTTCTTCATGCATCTTCCAAAGGGTCTAAATCGCCTTATGATGATGATGAGATTCAACGCTTCGAGATGAAGATTAAAGATGAATTTCAAGATGTGATAGATCTAAAGTTTTATACCGAAGAGATGGATGATATCACCACTTGCTTAGATAGCTTTATCGACAAACATCATTGTGATATGATTGCGATGACAACCCATCGAAGAAACCTTATTACATCACTGTTTAATCCAAGTAAAACAAAAAAAGTATTGTTTCATACAACAAAACCGTTAATTGTTTTCCACGCATAA